Proteins from a genomic interval of Pseudomonas versuta:
- a CDS encoding LLM class flavin-dependent oxidoreductase, translating to MSREIRLNAFDMNCVGHQSPGLWAHPRDRSWQYKDLEYWTDLAKILERGKFDGLFIADVLGIYDVYRGNGDAAIRQGAQVPVNDPLQLIPPMALVTEHLGFGLTASLSFEHPYPFARRLSTLDHLTKGRAGWNIVTSYLESGAKNIGQQALTEHDARYDYAEEYLEVCYKLWEGSWEEGAILRDRERRVFSDPSKIHEIRHVGKHFQVPGIHLCEPSPQRTPLLYQAGASSRGRQFAAEQAECVFVAAPSKVLLKKTVSDIRRRAAEAGRDPAKILIFNLQTVILGETDALAKAKFEEYKSYVSYEGAMALISGWTGIDFSQFKPDDPLKNVPTNAIKSAVETFSTADPNTIWTPNALADWVGIGGFGPLFVGGPETVADLLEEWVEETGVDGFNLAYAVTHETFIDAVELLVPELQKRGVYKKEYATGTLREKLFGEGPRLADGHPGAAYRNLGELNRAQQKERA from the coding sequence ATGTCCCGCGAAATCCGTCTCAACGCTTTTGACATGAACTGTGTCGGCCACCAGTCGCCCGGCCTGTGGGCGCATCCCCGAGACCGTTCGTGGCAGTACAAGGACCTCGAATACTGGACCGATCTGGCGAAAATCCTCGAGCGTGGCAAGTTCGACGGGCTGTTTATCGCCGATGTGCTGGGCATCTATGACGTTTACCGCGGCAACGGTGATGCGGCTATCCGCCAGGGCGCGCAGGTGCCGGTCAATGATCCGTTGCAGCTGATCCCGCCGATGGCTCTGGTGACCGAGCACCTGGGGTTCGGCCTGACCGCCTCACTGTCGTTCGAGCATCCCTATCCGTTCGCCCGGCGCCTGTCGACCCTGGACCACCTGACCAAGGGCCGTGCCGGCTGGAACATAGTGACCTCCTATCTGGAAAGCGGCGCCAAGAACATCGGCCAGCAAGCCCTGACCGAACACGATGCGCGCTACGACTATGCCGAGGAGTACCTCGAGGTTTGCTACAAGCTGTGGGAGGGCAGCTGGGAGGAGGGTGCCATCTTGCGCGATCGCGAACGGCGGGTATTCAGCGACCCGAGCAAGATTCATGAAATCCGCCATGTCGGCAAACACTTCCAGGTGCCGGGGATTCACTTGTGCGAACCCTCGCCACAGCGCACGCCGCTGCTGTATCAGGCCGGCGCTTCGAGTCGCGGCCGTCAGTTCGCCGCCGAGCAGGCGGAGTGCGTATTTGTCGCCGCGCCGTCCAAGGTCTTGCTGAAGAAAACCGTCAGCGATATTCGTCGGCGTGCAGCCGAGGCGGGCCGTGATCCGGCAAAAATTCTGATCTTCAACCTGCAGACGGTCATCCTCGGTGAAACCGATGCGCTGGCCAAAGCCAAGTTTGAAGAATACAAAAGCTATGTCAGCTACGAAGGCGCGATGGCCTTGATCTCGGGCTGGACCGGCATCGATTTCAGCCAGTTCAAGCCTGATGATCCGCTTAAAAACGTGCCCACCAATGCGATCAAATCAGCGGTGGAAACCTTCTCGACAGCTGATCCGAACACCATCTGGACCCCCAACGCGCTGGCCGACTGGGTCGGTATCGGCGGCTTTGGTCCGCTGTTCGTCGGCGGCCCTGAAACCGTAGCCGACCTGCTTGAAGAATGGGTCGAGGAAACCGGAGTCGACGGCTTCAACCTGGCCTACGCGGTGACCCACGAAACCTTTATCGACGCTGTGGAGTTGCTGGTCCCGGAGTTGCAAAAACGCGGTGTGTACAAGAAGGAGTACGCCACGGGCACCTTGCGCGAGAAGCTGTTTGGCGAAGGCCCGCGCCTGGCCGACGGGCATCCGGGTGCGGCGTACCGCAACCTTGGCGAATTGAATCGCGCGCAACAAAAAGAGCGCGCCTGA
- a CDS encoding FAD/NAD(P)-binding protein: MSEPQAGQATPAIREADMLIVGGGLSGTLLAMQLLRLPGARRIVLVEPRPELGRGEAYSATQLGHTLNGNAARMSVEPDDPDDLTRWLAAHISDGGWPQADKQLVPVAELFPPRGLFGLYAQQRLAQALQIGTAAGSTLTHVRDAVVDLQTHEQGVTVTLGDGGQWQAAAAVLATGMFPAARTAQRQSSGLNAAALDPWDVEALRGLAVDARVLIIGSGLTMVDALESLHQAGHRGPIQVYSRHGLLPQVRRQPPVWEDFLTLSPQLRSPLQLFRELRRQCRLAQARGIDWQAPLDTVRVHIGRLWSQASDAQRRQFVRHVRPWWESHHHRSPPQGNALLERLLSEGRLTITAASLQGVDAAGGRPRIRLRYRGQAESVWIEGDGLINSTGIEYDWRRVDKPLPVQLLRRGLVQPGNLGLGIAADASGAVLDAASQPAPRLFAMGPPLRGMWWESTAVTDVALQAKALAERLARLV, translated from the coding sequence ATGAGCGAGCCACAAGCCGGACAGGCAACCCCTGCCATCCGCGAGGCCGATATGTTGATTGTTGGCGGTGGCCTGAGCGGCACCCTGTTGGCCATGCAACTGCTGCGCCTGCCGGGTGCCCGGCGCATCGTGCTGGTTGAACCCAGGCCTGAACTGGGACGCGGCGAGGCCTACAGCGCCACGCAACTTGGGCATACCCTCAATGGCAACGCGGCGCGCATGAGCGTCGAGCCCGACGACCCGGACGACCTGACCCGCTGGCTTGCGGCGCACATCTCTGACGGCGGCTGGCCCCAGGCCGATAAACAGCTTGTGCCGGTTGCCGAGCTGTTCCCGCCACGGGGGCTGTTCGGGCTGTATGCCCAGCAGCGCCTGGCGCAAGCACTGCAAATCGGTACCGCGGCAGGTTCAACCCTGACCCACGTCCGTGATGCGGTTGTGGACCTGCAAACCCATGAACAGGGGGTCACAGTGACCCTTGGCGACGGCGGCCAATGGCAAGCCGCTGCAGCCGTGCTGGCCACTGGGATGTTCCCGGCCGCCCGTACTGCCCAGCGCCAGTCCAGCGGGCTGAATGCGGCGGCGCTGGACCCTTGGGATGTTGAAGCCTTGCGAGGCCTGGCAGTGGATGCGCGGGTGCTGATCATCGGCTCCGGGCTGACCATGGTCGACGCCCTGGAGTCCTTGCATCAGGCCGGGCATCGCGGGCCGATCCAGGTCTACTCGCGCCACGGGCTATTGCCGCAGGTTCGACGCCAGCCGCCGGTTTGGGAAGACTTTCTGACCCTGTCACCACAGCTGCGCAGCCCCCTGCAATTGTTCCGTGAACTGCGCCGCCAATGTCGCCTGGCACAAGCCCGGGGTATCGACTGGCAAGCTCCGCTGGATACGGTGCGGGTGCATATAGGCCGGCTCTGGAGCCAGGCCAGCGATGCGCAGCGGCGCCAGTTTGTGCGTCACGTACGGCCCTGGTGGGAAAGTCATCACCACCGCTCGCCGCCCCAGGGCAATGCGTTACTGGAACGCCTGCTCAGCGAAGGCCGTCTGACGATTACGGCGGCCTCCCTGCAAGGGGTGGATGCGGCGGGTGGTCGGCCACGGATTCGTCTGCGCTACCGGGGGCAGGCTGAATCGGTATGGATCGAAGGTGATGGGCTGATCAACTCCACCGGCATCGAGTACGACTGGCGCCGGGTGGACAAACCATTACCGGTACAGCTGCTGCGACGTGGGCTGGTGCAGCCCGGAAATCTGGGGTTGGGGATTGCCGCCGATGCTTCAGGTGCAGTGCTGGATGCCGCCTCGCAGCCTGCGCCACGGCTGTTTGCCATGGGCCCGCCATTGCGCGGAATGTGGTGGGAGAGCACTGCCGTGACCGACGTTGCCCTGCAGGCCAAGGCCCTGGCAGAGCGGTTGGCCAGGCTGGTTTGA
- a CDS encoding sigma-54 interaction domain-containing protein, protein MQLLTLPPSPALATSIRATAQVFEDPKSKALLAHLQQVAPSEASVLIIGETGTGKELVARHIHNLSARRNRPFIAVNCGAFSESLVEAELFGHEKGAFTGALSAKAGWFEEANGGTLFLDEIGDLPMAIQVKLLRVLQEREVVRLGSRKSIPIDVRVLAATNVQLEKAINAGHFREDLFYRLDVVNLELSPLRERPGDILPLIRHFIEAYSKRLGYGEVRLSPAAENKLQAYGWPGNIRELENVIHHTLLICRDGLIQSDDLRLSNMRIERQEDATATDNSTEGLLERAFQQLFEEQPGALHEKVEDVLFRAAYRFCHYNQVHTANLLGLSRNVTRTRLINIGELAVNKRRTNDTPQSERMLNLCI, encoded by the coding sequence ATGCAGCTTTTGACGCTACCGCCCTCACCCGCCCTGGCCACGTCGATCCGCGCCACCGCGCAAGTGTTCGAAGATCCGAAATCCAAGGCTTTGCTGGCGCATTTGCAGCAGGTCGCACCCAGTGAAGCCAGCGTGCTGATCATTGGCGAAACCGGCACCGGCAAAGAACTGGTCGCCCGCCATATTCATAATTTGAGCGCACGGCGTAACCGTCCGTTTATTGCGGTCAACTGCGGCGCGTTCTCAGAATCACTGGTAGAAGCCGAGCTGTTTGGCCACGAGAAAGGCGCCTTCACCGGCGCACTCAGTGCCAAGGCCGGCTGGTTCGAAGAAGCTAACGGCGGCACCCTGTTTCTCGATGAAATCGGTGATTTGCCGATGGCCATCCAGGTCAAGCTGCTGCGCGTACTGCAGGAGCGCGAGGTGGTGCGCCTGGGGTCGCGCAAAAGCATCCCCATCGATGTGCGGGTACTGGCGGCCACCAACGTGCAGCTGGAAAAGGCGATCAATGCCGGGCATTTTCGCGAGGACCTGTTCTATCGCCTGGACGTGGTAAACCTTGAACTCAGCCCGTTGCGCGAGCGGCCCGGCGACATCCTGCCGCTGATCCGGCACTTTATCGAGGCCTACAGCAAGCGCCTGGGCTATGGCGAAGTCCGCCTGAGCCCGGCAGCGGAAAACAAGCTGCAGGCCTATGGCTGGCCAGGCAACATCCGCGAACTGGAGAACGTGATCCACCACACACTGCTGATCTGCCGCGATGGCCTGATCCAGAGCGATGACCTGCGACTGTCCAACATGCGCATCGAACGCCAAGAAGACGCCACGGCCACTGACAACTCTACCGAGGGCCTGTTGGAGCGTGCTTTCCAGCAACTGTTTGAAGAACAGCCTGGAGCCCTGCACGAAAAAGTCGAAGACGTGCTGTTCCGCGCGGCCTACCGGTTCTGTCACTACAATCAGGTCCACACCGCCAACCTGCTGGGCCTGAGCCGCAACGTCACCCGCACCCGGCTGATCAACATCGGTGAACTGGCGGTCAACAAACGCCGCACCAATGACACACCGCAAAGCGAAAGAATGCTAAACCTGTGCATCTGA
- a CDS encoding acyl-CoA dehydrogenase family protein, translating into MTAHLQDAALSPLQTARELASEFAHSAVERDERGGTPIAQRDALRASGLLALSIPVQFGGLGASWRETFEVVREFARVDSSIAHVFGFHHLMLATVRLFARPEQWQPWFELTARKNWFWGNALNPLDTRTTVRNFAGWREFSGKKSFCSGASDSQMLIASAVDESAGGKLLIAAIPSSRTGITLHDDWDNMGQRQTDSGSATFERVRVEESDLLLDPGPLSTPFACLRPLIAQLHFANIFLGIAQGAFEEARQYTLTETRPWFKSGATQNHQDPYVLGHYGDFWVGLESARLLVEHAAGLLDKAWAKGSRLSSAERGQVAVAIATAKVAANRHGLEVCSKVFEVTGARATHTAVGLDRHWRNLRTQSLHDPLDYKLQELGDWALNQNLPTPTFYS; encoded by the coding sequence GTGACAGCCCATCTACAAGACGCAGCTCTTTCACCGCTGCAAACTGCCCGGGAGCTGGCCAGCGAATTCGCTCACAGCGCAGTCGAACGTGACGAGCGCGGCGGTACGCCAATTGCACAACGCGATGCCCTGCGTGCCAGCGGCCTGCTGGCCTTGAGCATTCCCGTCCAGTTCGGCGGGCTGGGGGCCAGCTGGCGTGAAACCTTTGAGGTGGTGCGCGAGTTTGCCCGCGTCGACAGTTCCATTGCCCACGTATTCGGCTTTCATCACTTGATGCTCGCCACTGTCAGGTTGTTCGCACGCCCCGAGCAATGGCAGCCCTGGTTCGAGCTCACAGCACGCAAAAACTGGTTCTGGGGCAACGCCCTCAACCCCCTGGACACCCGCACCACCGTGCGTAACTTCGCTGGCTGGCGCGAATTTTCCGGCAAAAAAAGTTTCTGTTCCGGGGCCAGCGATTCACAAATGCTGATCGCCTCGGCGGTGGATGAAAGCGCCGGCGGCAAGCTGTTGATTGCCGCCATTCCCAGCAGTCGGACCGGCATTACCTTGCACGATGACTGGGACAACATGGGCCAGCGCCAGACCGACAGCGGCAGCGCAACCTTCGAGCGGGTAAGGGTCGAAGAGTCCGACTTGCTGCTCGATCCGGGTCCGTTGAGCACGCCGTTCGCCTGCCTGCGGCCTTTGATTGCACAGCTGCATTTCGCCAATATTTTTCTCGGCATCGCCCAGGGCGCGTTCGAAGAGGCGCGCCAGTACACCCTCACCGAAACCCGCCCGTGGTTTAAATCCGGCGCCACCCAGAACCATCAGGACCCTTACGTACTGGGGCACTACGGCGACTTCTGGGTTGGCCTGGAAAGTGCCCGGCTACTGGTCGAGCATGCCGCAGGCCTGCTGGACAAAGCCTGGGCCAAGGGTTCGAGACTCAGCAGCGCTGAGCGCGGCCAGGTGGCAGTGGCTATCGCCACCGCCAAAGTCGCCGCCAACCGCCACGGCCTGGAGGTGTGTAGCAAAGTGTTTGAAGTCACGGGAGCCCGTGCCACGCACACCGCAGTCGGTCTGGACCGACACTGGCGCAACCTGCGCACCCAAAGCCTGCATGACCCGCTGGATTACAAGCTTCAAGAATTGGGCGACTGGGCACTGAACCAGAACCTGCCGACTCCCACTTTCTATTCCTAG
- the ssuD gene encoding FMNH2-dependent alkanesulfonate monooxygenase: MDVFWFLPTHGDGHYLGTTQGARPVTLNYLKQVAQAADDLGYHGVLIPTGRSCEDSWVIASALVPLTERLRYLVAIRPGIISPTVSARMAATLDRLSGGRLLINVVTGGDPDENRGDGSFLDHSERYEVTDEFLKIWRRVLQGEAVDFEGKHLRVQNAKALYPPVQKPYPPLYFGGSSEAAHDLAAEQVDVYLTWGEPPAAVAEKLADVRERAARQGRTVRFGIRLHVIVRETEQEAWAAADKLIEHISDETIAAAQKSFSRFDSEGQRRMAALHDGRRDNLQIAPNLWAGVGLVRGGAGTALVGDPQQVAARIKEYADLGIESFIFSGYPHLEEAYRFAELVFPLLPEPYASLAGRGITNLTGPFGEMIANDVLPAKA, translated from the coding sequence ATGGATGTGTTCTGGTTTCTTCCCACCCACGGCGACGGCCATTACCTGGGTACGACCCAGGGGGCCCGCCCGGTCACTCTCAATTACCTGAAACAGGTCGCCCAGGCGGCCGACGATCTGGGCTACCACGGCGTCCTGATCCCCACCGGCCGCTCGTGCGAGGACTCGTGGGTGATCGCCTCGGCACTGGTGCCACTGACCGAGCGTTTACGCTATCTGGTGGCCATCCGTCCGGGGATTATTTCGCCGACGGTCTCGGCGCGCATGGCCGCTACCTTGGACCGACTGTCCGGCGGGCGCCTGCTGATCAATGTGGTGACCGGCGGCGACCCCGATGAGAACCGTGGCGACGGCAGCTTCCTCGATCACAGCGAACGTTATGAAGTCACCGACGAATTTCTGAAAATCTGGCGCCGGGTCCTGCAAGGCGAAGCCGTGGACTTCGAAGGCAAGCACCTGCGGGTTCAGAACGCCAAGGCGCTGTACCCGCCCGTGCAGAAACCTTATCCGCCGCTGTACTTTGGCGGCTCTTCCGAAGCGGCCCATGATCTGGCTGCCGAGCAGGTCGATGTGTACCTGACCTGGGGCGAGCCACCGGCGGCCGTGGCCGAGAAGCTGGCCGATGTGCGCGAGCGCGCAGCCCGCCAGGGCCGTACTGTACGCTTCGGTATCCGCCTGCATGTAATCGTGCGCGAAACTGAACAGGAGGCCTGGGCTGCGGCAGACAAACTGATCGAGCACATCAGCGACGAAACCATTGCGGCCGCACAAAAATCCTTCTCGCGTTTTGACTCTGAAGGCCAGCGCCGCATGGCGGCACTGCACGACGGACGCCGCGACAACCTGCAAATCGCCCCCAACCTGTGGGCCGGTGTCGGCCTGGTTCGTGGCGGCGCCGGCACAGCGCTGGTGGGCGACCCGCAACAAGTGGCGGCACGGATCAAGGAGTACGCAGACCTGGGCATCGAGAGCTTCATCTTTTCCGGCTACCCGCATCTGGAAGAGGCCTACCGTTTTGCCGAACTGGTCTTCCCCTTGTTGCCCGAGCCCTACGCCAGCCTGGCTGGACGCGGCATCACCAACCTGACGGGCCCGTTTGGCGAAATGATCGCCAACGACGTCCTGCCCGCCAAGGCATGA
- the msuE gene encoding FMN reductase — translation MSHALQVVVVSGGAFSPSRTLVLAQAILDELQTRLCIESHLIELGDIARQLGGALSRAELGAEVEAQIQAIENADLLIVATPVYRGSYPGLLKHLFDLVDINGLIDTPVLLAATGGSERHALVLEHQLRPLFGFFQALTLPIGVYAVESDFANYQITSEPLKTRIRLAAERAAPLFGVSAKHLLKTA, via the coding sequence ATGTCTCACGCCCTGCAAGTCGTTGTCGTTTCTGGAGGAGCCTTCAGCCCTTCACGCACTCTGGTTCTGGCCCAGGCGATTCTCGACGAGCTGCAAACCCGGCTCTGCATCGAGAGTCACTTGATCGAGCTGGGCGATATCGCCCGGCAATTAGGCGGTGCCCTGTCACGCGCGGAGCTGGGTGCTGAGGTCGAAGCACAAATCCAGGCCATCGAAAACGCCGACCTGCTGATCGTTGCCACTCCGGTTTATCGCGGCTCCTACCCGGGTCTGCTCAAGCACCTGTTCGACCTGGTGGACATCAACGGCCTGATCGATACCCCGGTATTGCTCGCCGCCACCGGCGGCAGTGAACGTCATGCCCTGGTGCTTGAACATCAGCTGCGTCCGCTGTTCGGTTTCTTTCAGGCGTTGACCCTGCCGATCGGGGTGTATGCCGTCGAATCCGACTTTGCCAACTACCAGATAACCAGTGAGCCCCTGAAGACTCGCATCCGCCTTGCTGCAGAACGTGCCGCGCCCCTGTTCGGCGTGTCTGCCAAACACCTGCTTAAAACCGCTTAA
- a CDS encoding polyamine ABC transporter substrate-binding protein — translation MHTIKRLLGAGLCGLTLLASAVQAEQRELRVYNWADYILPNVPKDFAKQTGIKVIWDTFDTNESLEAKLLTGNSGYDLVVPSNQFLDTQIKAGVFQKLDKSKLPNWQHQDPALLKLLQTNDPGNQYAVPYMYGTVLIGFNPAKVKAALGDNAPVDSWDLVFKPENMEKLKSCGVAMLDSPSEILPLALHYLGLDPNSQNPADYEKAKELMLKVRPYITYFNSAKYMTDIANGDICVAIGYSGSFYQFGNRAKESGNGVVVDWRLPKEGAPIWFDTFAIPKSAKNVAEAHEFLNTLLDPKVIAPISDFLGYPNANKDSLPLISKDITGNPDLTPTSEALKNLYVVQPLPQKLERVRTRAWTSIKSDK, via the coding sequence ATGCACACAATCAAACGCTTACTGGGGGCCGGCCTCTGCGGGCTGACCCTGCTGGCCAGTGCCGTACAGGCCGAACAGCGCGAATTGCGGGTGTACAACTGGGCGGACTACATCCTGCCGAATGTACCCAAGGACTTCGCCAAACAAACCGGGATCAAGGTGATCTGGGACACCTTTGATACCAACGAGTCCCTGGAGGCCAAACTGCTGACTGGCAACTCGGGGTATGACCTGGTGGTGCCGTCCAATCAGTTTCTCGACACTCAGATCAAGGCCGGTGTGTTTCAGAAACTGGATAAATCCAAACTGCCCAACTGGCAGCATCAAGACCCGGCCTTGCTCAAGCTGTTGCAAACCAACGACCCCGGCAACCAGTACGCAGTGCCCTACATGTACGGCACCGTGCTGATCGGTTTCAACCCGGCCAAGGTCAAGGCCGCGCTGGGTGACAACGCACCGGTAGACAGCTGGGACCTGGTGTTCAAGCCCGAGAACATGGAGAAACTGAAGTCCTGCGGCGTGGCCATGCTCGACTCACCCTCGGAGATCTTGCCACTGGCCCTGCATTATCTGGGGCTGGACCCGAACAGCCAGAACCCGGCCGACTATGAAAAAGCCAAGGAACTGATGTTGAAAGTTCGTCCTTACATCACCTATTTCAACTCGGCCAAGTACATGACCGACATTGCCAACGGTGACATCTGCGTGGCCATCGGTTATTCCGGCAGCTTCTACCAGTTCGGCAACCGGGCCAAAGAGTCGGGCAATGGCGTAGTGGTTGACTGGCGCTTGCCTAAAGAAGGCGCGCCCATCTGGTTTGATACCTTTGCCATCCCTAAAAGCGCGAAGAATGTCGCCGAGGCCCATGAGTTTCTCAACACCCTGCTGGACCCCAAGGTCATTGCCCCGATCAGCGACTTTCTCGGTTATCCCAACGCCAACAAAGATTCGCTGCCTTTGATCAGCAAGGACATTACCGGTAACCCGGACCTGACCCCGACCAGCGAGGCCCTGAAAAACCTCTATGTGGTGCAGCCGCTGCCGCAGAAACTCGAGCGTGTACGCACACGGGCCTGGACCAGTATCAAGTCGGACAAATAA
- a CDS encoding P1 family peptidase, with product MRIRELGVTIGSGTPGLYNAITDVPGVRVGHHTLNVETAETSIHTGVTVIEPRAGAAHLQPCFAGVHVLNGNGDATGLEWIREAGLLTTPIAYTNTHSVGVVRDALVAAEREMGKKHTYWCMPVVLETYDGTLNDIWGQHVRAEHVQLALQDATCGPVQEGNVGGGTGMICHEFKGGIGTSSRVLTAEQGGWTVGALVQANYGVREALRVAGYPVGRVLDDVPSPFKGEVNVGEPGMGSIVITIATDAPLLPHQCTRLAQRASVGLARVGGGTEDSSGDIFLAFSVGNSNLPAANFGHPGAPTTGLHMVNNDYISPLFVAAADAVEEAILNAMLAATDLKGCASQAFSLKPERLLDALAKVGWQP from the coding sequence ATGCGTATCCGTGAGCTTGGCGTAACCATTGGCTCGGGCACCCCGGGCCTTTACAACGCAATTACCGATGTACCGGGTGTGCGAGTCGGGCATCACACGCTGAATGTCGAAACCGCCGAAACTTCCATCCATACCGGTGTCACCGTGATCGAACCGCGTGCCGGTGCGGCGCATTTGCAGCCGTGTTTTGCCGGGGTCCATGTGTTGAACGGCAACGGTGACGCAACCGGTCTGGAGTGGATTCGCGAAGCCGGTTTGCTGACCACGCCCATTGCCTATACCAACACCCACAGCGTCGGTGTCGTGCGCGATGCGCTGGTGGCCGCCGAACGTGAAATGGGCAAGAAGCATACGTATTGGTGCATGCCTGTGGTGCTGGAAACCTACGACGGCACCTTGAATGACATCTGGGGCCAGCACGTGCGCGCCGAGCATGTGCAACTGGCGCTGCAGGATGCAACTTGCGGCCCTGTTCAGGAGGGCAATGTGGGTGGCGGTACGGGCATGATTTGCCACGAATTCAAGGGCGGTATTGGCACCTCTTCGCGGGTGCTGACGGCGGAGCAGGGCGGCTGGACCGTTGGCGCCCTGGTACAGGCCAACTACGGGGTGCGTGAAGCGCTGCGGGTGGCGGGGTATCCGGTCGGCAGAGTGCTGGATGATGTGCCGTCACCGTTCAAGGGCGAGGTCAATGTCGGCGAGCCGGGCATGGGTTCAATCGTGATCACCATCGCGACCGATGCGCCTTTGTTACCGCATCAATGCACCCGGCTGGCACAGCGGGCCAGCGTGGGTCTGGCGCGGGTGGGCGGGGGCACCGAGGATTCCAGCGGCGATATTTTTCTGGCCTTTTCGGTGGGCAACAGCAATTTGCCGGCTGCCAATTTTGGGCACCCCGGGGCACCGACTACCGGGTTGCACATGGTCAATAACGATTACATCTCGCCGCTGTTCGTGGCTGCCGCAGACGCGGTGGAGGAGGCCATTCTCAATGCCATGCTGGCTGCCACAGACCTCAAGGGCTGTGCCAGCCAGGCTTTTTCACTCAAGCCCGAGCGTCTGCTTGACGCCCTGGCCAAAGTAGGCTGGCAGCCCTGA
- a CDS encoding dipeptidase → MDFSLKQLAAATLMMASLTAFTAPALANITPQQSEIILKSFSDKSVKDFRQFLSSLAKSDLAKTDDLGPAINAFLDNKTLSTDQQNEIYRLLGLYTRIKYGSAATQTLIELVAIPTVNVEGVPTYKNPEFIKIGDKIRDLAKAFNLNYRNVDDRVYEISLEGKGDEVVGIHAHADVVPVSPQNWVLKDGTRLDPFKVTLIGDRMYGRGTEDDKNGIVVTLYAMKVIKEENLPLARNFKLLVDTTEETSGDAIPYYFERNPTPNYNLALDGGYPVVIAEKGYGTVMANFARRQAEGQGAEITSLTGGLATNQIPSTSVATFVTDKPAELAASLQKAGTEYVKRNGDNFQVSANVVGKDVVLTVTGVSAHSSKPDSGVNPVARMLDFINSLEGQVALKHNHITDAARYAADNWGLDYLGGKLGIGFSDDFMGPLTTSLTYVGMDDNRFKLAVNLRVPKGESPEALKAKITEKLTQWSKSNHIPLTLETSIAEPMYRNPEGEWVKALLAVATENLGMEHKFGASSGATSVHELPNGVQFGLAMPGVKYTGHNDNEFKTVNQFMLDLQIVTEMMARIGQLPNL, encoded by the coding sequence ATGGATTTTTCACTCAAGCAACTGGCCGCAGCAACCCTGATGATGGCCAGCCTCACAGCGTTCACTGCGCCAGCTCTGGCCAATATCACCCCGCAACAGAGCGAGATCATTCTCAAGTCCTTCAGTGATAAATCGGTTAAGGATTTCAGGCAATTCCTGAGTAGCCTGGCCAAGAGCGATCTGGCTAAAACCGATGACCTGGGCCCTGCGATCAATGCCTTTCTCGACAACAAAACCTTGTCCACCGACCAGCAGAACGAGATCTATCGCCTGCTGGGCCTGTATACCCGGATCAAGTACGGCAGCGCGGCCACCCAGACCCTGATCGAACTGGTGGCCATCCCCACCGTAAACGTGGAGGGTGTCCCCACCTACAAGAACCCTGAATTCATCAAAATCGGCGACAAGATCAGGGACCTGGCCAAGGCCTTCAACCTGAACTATCGCAACGTCGATGACCGGGTCTACGAAATTTCCCTCGAAGGCAAAGGCGATGAAGTAGTAGGTATCCACGCCCATGCCGACGTAGTGCCCGTGAGTCCGCAGAATTGGGTGTTGAAAGACGGCACCCGGCTTGACCCGTTCAAAGTCACCCTGATCGGCGACCGCATGTACGGGCGCGGCACCGAAGATGACAAGAACGGCATCGTGGTCACTCTGTACGCGATGAAGGTGATCAAGGAAGAAAATCTGCCACTGGCGCGCAATTTCAAGCTACTGGTGGACACCACCGAAGAAACCAGCGGCGACGCCATTCCTTACTACTTCGAACGCAACCCTACGCCCAACTACAACCTGGCGCTGGATGGCGGCTACCCGGTGGTCATTGCCGAGAAAGGCTACGGCACGGTGATGGCCAACTTTGCACGGCGCCAAGCTGAAGGCCAGGGCGCAGAAATCACCTCGCTGACCGGCGGCCTTGCCACCAACCAGATCCCCTCGACATCAGTCGCCACCTTTGTCACTGACAAGCCTGCCGAGCTGGCTGCCAGCCTGCAAAAAGCCGGCACTGAATACGTCAAGCGCAACGGTGACAACTTCCAGGTGAGCGCCAATGTGGTGGGCAAGGACGTGGTGCTGACCGTGACCGGTGTTTCCGCCCACTCCTCCAAACCCGACTCCGGGGTGAACCCGGTGGCGCGCATGCTGGACTTCATCAACAGCCTCGAAGGTCAGGTGGCGCTCAAGCACAACCACATCACTGACGCGGCCCGTTATGCAGCCGACAACTGGGGCCTGGATTATCTGGGTGGCAAGTTGGGGATCGGTTTCTCCGATGACTTCATGGGGCCGCTGACCACATCTCTGACCTATGTCGGGATGGACGACAACCGCTTCAAACTCGCAGTCAACCTGCGCGTGCCCAAGGGTGAATCCCCTGAGGCGCTAAAAGCCAAGATCACCGAAAAACTCACCCAGTGGAGCAAGAGCAACCATATCCCGCTGACCCTCGAGACCTCCATTGCCGAGCCGATGTACCGCAACCCTGAAGGCGAATGGGTCAAGGCGCTGCTGGCGGTGGCCACCGAAAACCTGGGCATGGAGCACAAGTTCGGCGCGTCCTCGGGGGCAACCTCGGTCCATGAACTGCCCAATGGTGTGCAATTCGGCCTGGCGATGCCGGGCGTCAAATACACTGGTCACAACGACAACGAGTTCAAGACAGTGAACCAGTTCATGCTCGACTTGCAGATCGTGACCGAAATGATGGCGCGCATCGGCCAGCTGCCGAACCTCTGA